The following are encoded together in the Erwinia sp. E602 genome:
- a CDS encoding integrase arm-type DNA-binding domain-containing protein — protein sequence MALSDVKVRSAKPEAKAYKLTDGEGMVLLVHPNGSKYWRLRYRFGGKEKMLALGKYPEVSLADARNRRDEARELLANGVDPGDNKKAVKVEQEQEAITFEVVARDWHASNQKWSASHSARVLKSLEDNLFAAIGKRNIAELKTRDLLVPIKAVESSGRLEVAARLQQRTTAIMRFAVQSGLIDYNPAQEIAGAVATAKRQHRAALELNRIPELLHRIDHYSGRPLTRLAVELTLLVFIRSSELRFARWSEVDFETAMWTIPGEREPLEGVKHSHRGSKMRTPHLVPLPSQALAILEKIKSMNGNRELIFVGDHDPRKPMSENTVNKALRVMGYDTKVEVCGHGFRTMACSSLIESGLWSKDAVERQMSHQERNSVRAAYIHKAEHLGERRLMLQWWADYLDANREKGVSPFDYSKDK from the coding sequence ATGGCTCTGAGTGATGTCAAGGTTCGTTCGGCTAAGCCTGAAGCAAAAGCCTATAAACTGACTGACGGTGAAGGCATGGTTTTGCTGGTTCACCCTAACGGCTCCAAATACTGGCGGCTTCGTTATCGTTTTGGCGGCAAGGAGAAGATGCTGGCGCTGGGGAAATACCCTGAAGTGTCATTAGCTGATGCCAGAAATCGTCGGGATGAAGCCCGTGAGTTGTTAGCTAACGGCGTCGATCCTGGTGATAATAAGAAAGCTGTTAAGGTAGAGCAGGAGCAAGAGGCGATAACGTTTGAAGTGGTCGCTAGAGACTGGCATGCCAGTAATCAGAAGTGGTCTGCATCGCATAGTGCTCGTGTATTGAAAAGCCTAGAAGATAATCTCTTTGCTGCTATCGGTAAGCGGAACATTGCAGAGCTTAAGACTCGGGATCTTCTTGTACCCATTAAAGCGGTGGAGTCATCCGGGCGTCTTGAAGTCGCCGCCCGTTTACAGCAGCGAACTACCGCGATTATGCGCTTTGCCGTTCAGAGCGGCTTAATCGACTACAACCCCGCGCAAGAGATTGCCGGTGCGGTTGCTACGGCGAAAAGACAGCACCGTGCTGCATTAGAACTTAACCGCATTCCTGAATTACTTCACCGCATTGATCACTATTCTGGCAGGCCGTTAACCCGACTGGCGGTTGAACTCACTTTGTTAGTTTTCATCCGTTCAAGCGAGCTGCGTTTTGCCCGTTGGTCAGAAGTAGATTTTGAAACCGCCATGTGGACCATCCCCGGAGAACGTGAACCACTGGAAGGTGTTAAGCATTCACATCGAGGTTCAAAAATGCGCACTCCCCATCTTGTTCCCTTACCGAGTCAGGCCTTAGCTATTCTGGAAAAGATCAAAAGCATGAATGGGAACCGAGAGCTGATCTTCGTTGGCGATCACGATCCGCGTAAGCCGATGAGTGAGAACACGGTTAACAAGGCTTTGCGTGTGATGGGCTACGATACGAAGGTTGAGGTTTGCGGGCATGGTTTCAGGACTATGGCATGTAGTTCATTGATTGAATCAGGGTTGTGGTCGAAGGATGCGGTAGAAAGGCAGATGAGTCATCAGGAGCGTAACTCTGTGCGTGCGGCCTACATTCATAAGGCCGAGCATCTGGGAGAGCGCAGGCTGATGCTGCAGTGGTGGGCGGATTATCTGGATGCTAATCGGGAGAAAGGGGTTAGTCCGTTTGATTACTCGAAAGACAAATAG
- a CDS encoding helix-turn-helix transcriptional regulator, with the protein MIRCHLALLMGEHKMRIADVVRETGLSRNTITLLYKETAQKVDLDTLERLCVLFDCEIHDLLQKVPASQNRIEKN; encoded by the coding sequence ATGATCCGCTGCCATCTTGCTCTGCTCATGGGCGAACATAAGATGCGAATAGCCGATGTTGTCAGGGAAACTGGACTGAGTCGCAACACTATCACTTTGCTTTACAAAGAGACGGCTCAGAAAGTTGACCTGGATACATTAGAAAGGCTTTGCGTGCTTTTTGACTGTGAAATACACGATTTACTGCAAAAGGTTCCTGCTTCGCAGAATCGTATAGAGAAAAATTAA
- a CDS encoding class I SAM-dependent DNA methyltransferase yields MTLINLKDLEAHLWHAAHIITGPIDASDYKTYIFPILFFKRICDVYDEEVADAMVSVGDAELAKGKMFHRIQIPENCHWRDVFAETKDIGQALKDSFRGIELANSKLHGIFGDASWTNKERLSDELLATLLNHFNKVNLGVASVRDDDMGRAYEYLIKRFADKANKKAGEFYTPRTIVRLMVNILDPKAGESVYDPACGTGGMLLETIHHVKENGGDPRLLKIKGQEKNLTTEAIARMNLFLHGQEDFDIVRGDTLREPKFLQSDRLERFDCVVANPPFSLKEWGYDLWSNDPYGRKQYGLAPKTNGDFAWVQHMFASLNDNGRMAVVLPHGVLFRGGAEGVIRTKLLQENRIVAIIGVASNLFYGTGIPACILVLRKSRPATHKDHVLIINAEEIYTKGRAQNTLSNKQADDIYQIYHDQAEQGPDAKEIEGVARWVPLKEIEENDFNLNIARYVQKPLEEETITVEEALKDFQRKLAELEKAEEELEALLIKEGFEV; encoded by the coding sequence ATGACACTGATTAATCTAAAAGATCTTGAGGCCCATCTTTGGCATGCTGCCCATATCATTACTGGGCCTATTGATGCGTCAGATTACAAAACGTACATTTTCCCCATCCTGTTCTTCAAGCGCATTTGTGATGTATATGACGAAGAAGTTGCCGATGCGATGGTGAGCGTTGGGGATGCAGAACTTGCCAAGGGTAAGATGTTTCACCGTATTCAGATACCTGAAAATTGCCACTGGCGCGATGTTTTCGCTGAGACCAAAGACATAGGTCAGGCCCTGAAAGACTCTTTCCGTGGTATAGAACTGGCAAACTCTAAACTGCATGGCATTTTTGGCGATGCCAGCTGGACCAATAAAGAACGCCTTTCAGATGAGCTACTGGCTACGCTACTTAATCATTTCAATAAGGTGAATCTGGGCGTTGCCAGTGTTCGTGATGATGATATGGGGCGCGCATACGAGTATTTAATCAAACGTTTTGCAGACAAAGCCAATAAGAAAGCCGGTGAGTTCTACACCCCACGCACTATTGTTCGCTTGATGGTTAATATTCTTGATCCAAAAGCCGGTGAGAGCGTTTATGATCCCGCCTGTGGTACTGGTGGGATGCTGCTTGAGACTATCCACCATGTAAAAGAAAACGGTGGTGATCCGCGCTTGCTAAAAATTAAAGGTCAGGAAAAAAACCTGACCACCGAAGCCATCGCGCGAATGAACCTGTTCCTGCACGGTCAGGAGGATTTCGATATTGTTCGTGGGGATACGTTGCGTGAACCTAAGTTTTTACAAAGCGATCGTTTAGAACGCTTTGACTGTGTTGTTGCCAACCCGCCGTTTAGCTTAAAGGAGTGGGGATACGATCTGTGGTCGAACGATCCCTATGGCCGTAAGCAATATGGCCTAGCGCCTAAAACAAACGGTGATTTTGCCTGGGTGCAGCATATGTTTGCCTCACTTAACGACAATGGGCGTATGGCTGTCGTGTTACCTCATGGTGTGCTATTTCGTGGCGGAGCTGAGGGAGTAATTCGAACCAAATTGCTGCAAGAAAATCGCATTGTGGCGATTATTGGTGTCGCTTCCAATCTATTCTATGGGACTGGTATTCCTGCGTGTATTTTGGTGCTACGCAAATCACGCCCGGCAACGCATAAAGATCATGTATTGATCATCAATGCTGAAGAAATCTATACCAAGGGGCGTGCGCAGAATACGCTGTCCAACAAACAGGCTGATGACATATACCAAATCTACCATGACCAGGCTGAACAAGGGCCAGATGCAAAAGAAATCGAAGGCGTTGCGCGCTGGGTTCCTCTAAAGGAGATTGAAGAAAATGACTTCAATCTTAATATTGCTCGTTATGTGCAAAAACCACTCGAAGAAGAAACCATCACTGTGGAAGAAGCGCTTAAAGATTTTCAACGGAAGCTGGCTGAGCTGGAAAAAGCAGAAGAGGAGCTGGAAGCCCTGCTTATCAAAGAAGGGTTCGAGGTATGA
- a CDS encoding class I SAM-dependent DNA methyltransferase: MSNKKLEELLWGAAEFLRGQIDASDYKQYVFPLLFYKRLSDVYLEEYNEALELHEGDAEYAAMPMFHRFNIPSEAAWEKVRNTSKNIGEAIQNALRLIEAKNPRLHGVFGDAQWTNKERLPDHLLADLIEHFSKIPLGIKSVAQDDLGEAYEYLIKKFADDSGHTAAEFYTNRTVVHLMTRIMGLKPGETAYDPTCGTGGMLLNAVMDLRSRGEEWRSVHLYGQEVNLLTSAIARMNMFLHDIEEFDVLRGDTLAEPKFIENDRLKQFDVIFANPPYSIKKWNRDKFSADPYGRNLYGVPPQGCADYAFYTHIIKSLKPDTGRAAMLWPHGVLFRDSEQAIRKQVIESDIIEAVIGLGPNLFYNSTMESCIVVLNKCKRTSRKGNIIFIDGSSEIVSDRNHSYLSEENINAIVLAFKYPEKNMGVSTLVPLGMIKENGFNLSIPLYVANDSRNKKVDVYKTLELFKITIKKRKKATNSYITNFGSLSE, translated from the coding sequence ATGAGTAATAAAAAGCTGGAAGAGCTGCTCTGGGGAGCCGCCGAATTTCTTCGTGGCCAAATCGACGCATCAGACTACAAGCAGTATGTCTTCCCGTTGCTGTTTTACAAACGCCTGTCAGATGTCTATCTGGAAGAATATAACGAAGCGCTGGAACTCCATGAAGGTGATGCTGAATACGCCGCCATGCCGATGTTTCACCGTTTCAACATTCCCTCTGAGGCAGCTTGGGAAAAGGTCCGCAATACCAGTAAAAACATTGGTGAAGCGATCCAGAATGCGCTTCGACTGATTGAAGCCAAAAATCCACGCTTACATGGTGTCTTCGGTGATGCACAGTGGACCAATAAAGAGCGCCTGCCCGATCATCTGCTGGCTGATCTGATTGAGCATTTCAGTAAAATTCCGCTCGGTATTAAATCTGTTGCCCAGGATGATCTTGGTGAAGCCTACGAATACCTGATTAAAAAGTTCGCTGATGATTCCGGCCATACGGCTGCAGAGTTTTACACCAATCGTACTGTCGTGCATTTAATGACGCGCATTATGGGCTTAAAACCGGGTGAAACTGCCTATGATCCAACGTGCGGCACTGGCGGGATGTTGCTAAATGCAGTGATGGATCTTCGTTCAAGAGGGGAAGAGTGGCGCTCTGTGCATCTTTATGGCCAGGAAGTAAACTTGCTGACTTCCGCAATCGCCCGTATGAATATGTTCTTGCACGATATTGAAGAATTTGATGTGCTGCGCGGTGATACTCTGGCTGAACCTAAGTTTATTGAAAATGACCGGCTCAAGCAGTTTGATGTAATTTTTGCCAATCCTCCATATTCTATAAAAAAATGGAACCGTGACAAATTTTCCGCCGATCCTTATGGACGTAATCTCTATGGCGTACCACCGCAGGGTTGTGCTGATTATGCGTTTTACACCCATATTATCAAAAGCCTGAAGCCAGATACCGGTCGTGCTGCCATGCTCTGGCCGCATGGTGTTCTATTCCGTGATTCTGAGCAAGCCATTCGGAAGCAGGTGATTGAATCTGATATTATTGAAGCCGTTATTGGGTTGGGGCCGAATCTATTCTATAACTCAACGATGGAATCATGCATTGTTGTTTTGAATAAATGCAAGCGCACAAGTAGGAAGGGCAATATCATTTTTATTGATGGATCCTCCGAAATTGTAAGTGATAGGAATCATAGTTATTTATCTGAAGAGAACATTAACGCCATAGTTTTAGCATTTAAATATCCCGAGAAAAACATGGGGGTTTCTACACTTGTGCCGTTGGGAATGATAAAGGAAAATGGATTTAATTTATCTATTCCGCTTTATGTTGCTAATGATTCTAGAAACAAGAAAGTGGATGTATATAAGACATTGGAGCTTTTTAAAATAACAATTAAAAAAAGAAAAAAAGCAACAAATAGTTATATCACTAATTTTGGTTCTTTGAGTGAGTGA
- a CDS encoding restriction endonuclease subunit S, translated as MSTKKRQSFNFSEIAMQSTISINRDDNPYDKYVEGGHIESNTLKIRKWGVFGDQYVGPAFHRVFKKGQILYCSRRTYLKKVAVPHFDGITSNTTFVIEPKVVDGFIPQLLPFIMLSSNFTQHSVLYSKGSTNPYINYKDLEGFEFSLPGVAEQNKILNILNKIQGNEHALVDSISSLIKLNDVLLSDSLKKSAPSLPLSKLLTETKRSVSDLSSASKHIGFEHINSDDLFVRECEEVSQINSHKSLFEYGDILYGKIRPYLRKVALSNMEGVCSSDILVLRPEVTETAINIAWYLKSTYFSNVAMSSAKGSKMPRADWNVLQKHTIPASFLDEKYTKIAKAYYDQLSYLNEQLRLTKELQISLTDRLLG; from the coding sequence ATGAGTACTAAAAAAAGGCAAAGTTTTAATTTCTCTGAAATTGCGATGCAATCCACAATCTCAATAAATAGGGATGATAATCCCTATGATAAATATGTTGAAGGAGGGCATATTGAAAGCAATACATTGAAGATAAGAAAATGGGGTGTTTTTGGTGATCAATATGTTGGCCCAGCTTTTCATCGTGTATTTAAAAAAGGACAGATACTTTATTGCTCACGAAGAACGTATTTAAAGAAAGTAGCAGTCCCTCATTTTGATGGAATTACTTCCAACACAACTTTTGTCATTGAACCTAAAGTTGTTGATGGTTTTATTCCTCAACTATTGCCATTTATTATGTTGTCTTCAAATTTTACTCAGCATTCTGTCTTATATTCAAAGGGTTCAACCAATCCATATATTAATTATAAGGATTTGGAAGGGTTTGAGTTCTCACTACCTGGAGTTGCTGAACAGAATAAAATATTAAATATTTTAAATAAAATCCAAGGGAATGAGCATGCACTTGTTGATTCTATATCTTCACTTATTAAACTCAATGACGTATTGTTGAGCGATAGTTTAAAAAAATCAGCCCCATCACTACCATTATCAAAATTGCTGACCGAAACAAAAAGATCAGTGAGTGATTTGTCGAGTGCTTCAAAACATATCGGTTTTGAACATATTAACTCTGATGACTTATTTGTCAGAGAGTGCGAGGAGGTTTCACAAATAAACTCTCATAAAAGCCTTTTCGAATATGGTGATATCCTATACGGTAAAATAAGGCCGTACTTAAGGAAGGTTGCACTTTCTAATATGGAAGGTGTCTGTAGCTCAGATATTTTAGTATTAAGACCAGAAGTAACCGAGACTGCCATTAATATAGCTTGGTACCTAAAAAGCACGTATTTTTCTAACGTAGCCATGTCATCAGCAAAGGGTTCTAAAATGCCTCGAGCTGATTGGAATGTTTTGCAGAAACATACTATACCAGCTTCTTTTTTGGATGAGAAATATACTAAAATAGCAAAGGCATATTATGATCAACTGTCATATTTAAACGAGCAATTACGATTAACAAAAGAGTTGCAAATATCACTCACAGATAGACTTTTGGGGTAA